Proteins encoded together in one Prinia subflava isolate CZ2003 ecotype Zambia chromosome 23, Cam_Psub_1.2, whole genome shotgun sequence window:
- the KLHDC8A gene encoding kelch domain-containing protein 8A isoform X1, translating to MELPSTKDFHWKSLAPLPSRRVYSTLVEAGGQVFAVGGCDDGGVPVDSFEVYSPDADRWTSLPAMPTARAGVAVTALGKRILVVGGVGAGQLPLKVVEMYHTDEGRWRKRSSLREAAMGISVTAKGEYYRVYAAGGMGSDLRPHNFLQHYDALKDIWVSLAAMPTPRYAATSVLRGSKIYVLGGRQSKYAVNAFEVFDTDTRSWARFPSIPNKRAFSSFVPTEERIFSLGGLRQGRLYRQPKFMRTVDVFDLEQGGWMKTERSCYLKKRRADFVAGYLRGRVVVAGGLGNQPTVLESAEAFHPEKNKWESLPPMPTPRCACSSIALRDCLLAVGGVSQGLSTAVEALCLSDS from the exons ATGGAGCTGCCCAGCACCAAAGACTTCCACTGGAAATCCCTGGCGCCGCTGCCCAGCCGCCGCGTGTACTCCACGCTGGTGGAGGCGGGCGGGCAGGTCTTCGCCGTGGGCGGCTGCGACGACGGCGGCGTCCCCGTGGACTCCTTCGAGGTTTACTCGCCCGACGCCGACCGCTGGACCTCACTGCCCGCCATGCCCACGGCCAGGGCCGGCGTGGCCGTCACGGCGCTGGGCAAGAGGATCCTGGTGGTGGGCGGCGTGGGCGCGGGGCAGCTGCCGCTGAAGGTGGTGGAGATGTACCACACGGACGAGGGCCGCTGGAGGAAGCGCAGCTCGCTCCGCGAGGCCGCCATGGGCATCTCGGTGACCGCCAAAGGCGAGT ATTACAGGGTGTACGCAGCGGGCGGGATGGGCTCGGACCTGCGGCCCCACAATTTCCTGCAGCATTACGACGCTCTCAAGGACAtctgggtgtccctggctgCCATGCCCACGCCCCGCTACGCCGCCACCTCCGTCCTGAGGGGCTCCAAGATCTACGTGCTGG ggGGAAGGCAATCCAAGTACGCCGTCAACGCCTTCGAGGTGTTCGACACGGACACGCGCTCCTGGGCCAGGTTCCCCAGCATTCCCAACAAGAGAGCCTTCTCCAGCTTCGTGCCCACCGAGGAGAGGATCTTCAGCCTCGGGGGGCTGCGCCAGGGCCGCCTCTACCGCCAGCCCAAGTTCATGAGGACCGTGGACGTGTTCGACCTCGAGCAAG GTGGGTGGATGAAGACGGAGCGCTCCTGCTACCTGAAGAAAAGGCGAGCAGACTTCGTGGCCGGCTACCTGCGAGGCAGAGTTGTCGTGGCTGGAGGCCTGG GGAATCAGCCGACGGTGCTGGAGTCGGCGGAGGCTTTCCACCCGGAGAAGAACAAGTGGGAGAGCCTCCCCCCCATGCCCACCCCGCGCTGCGCCTGCTCCAGCATCGCCCTGCGGGACTGCCTGCTGGCCGTGGGCGGCGTcagccaggggctcagcacggCCGTGGAGGCCCTGTGCCTGTCTGACTCCTGA
- the KLHDC8A gene encoding kelch domain-containing protein 8A isoform X2, with protein sequence MELPSTKDFHWKSLAPLPSRRVYSTLVEAGGQVFAVGGCDDGGVPVDSFEVYSPDADRWTSLPAMPTARAGVAVTALGKRILVVGGVGAGQLPLKVVEMYHTDEGRWRKRSSLREAAMGISVTAKDYRVYAAGGMGSDLRPHNFLQHYDALKDIWVSLAAMPTPRYAATSVLRGSKIYVLGGRQSKYAVNAFEVFDTDTRSWARFPSIPNKRAFSSFVPTEERIFSLGGLRQGRLYRQPKFMRTVDVFDLEQGGWMKTERSCYLKKRRADFVAGYLRGRVVVAGGLGNQPTVLESAEAFHPEKNKWESLPPMPTPRCACSSIALRDCLLAVGGVSQGLSTAVEALCLSDS encoded by the exons ATGGAGCTGCCCAGCACCAAAGACTTCCACTGGAAATCCCTGGCGCCGCTGCCCAGCCGCCGCGTGTACTCCACGCTGGTGGAGGCGGGCGGGCAGGTCTTCGCCGTGGGCGGCTGCGACGACGGCGGCGTCCCCGTGGACTCCTTCGAGGTTTACTCGCCCGACGCCGACCGCTGGACCTCACTGCCCGCCATGCCCACGGCCAGGGCCGGCGTGGCCGTCACGGCGCTGGGCAAGAGGATCCTGGTGGTGGGCGGCGTGGGCGCGGGGCAGCTGCCGCTGAAGGTGGTGGAGATGTACCACACGGACGAGGGCCGCTGGAGGAAGCGCAGCTCGCTCCGCGAGGCCGCCATGGGCATCTCGGTGACCGCCAAAG ATTACAGGGTGTACGCAGCGGGCGGGATGGGCTCGGACCTGCGGCCCCACAATTTCCTGCAGCATTACGACGCTCTCAAGGACAtctgggtgtccctggctgCCATGCCCACGCCCCGCTACGCCGCCACCTCCGTCCTGAGGGGCTCCAAGATCTACGTGCTGG ggGGAAGGCAATCCAAGTACGCCGTCAACGCCTTCGAGGTGTTCGACACGGACACGCGCTCCTGGGCCAGGTTCCCCAGCATTCCCAACAAGAGAGCCTTCTCCAGCTTCGTGCCCACCGAGGAGAGGATCTTCAGCCTCGGGGGGCTGCGCCAGGGCCGCCTCTACCGCCAGCCCAAGTTCATGAGGACCGTGGACGTGTTCGACCTCGAGCAAG GTGGGTGGATGAAGACGGAGCGCTCCTGCTACCTGAAGAAAAGGCGAGCAGACTTCGTGGCCGGCTACCTGCGAGGCAGAGTTGTCGTGGCTGGAGGCCTGG GGAATCAGCCGACGGTGCTGGAGTCGGCGGAGGCTTTCCACCCGGAGAAGAACAAGTGGGAGAGCCTCCCCCCCATGCCCACCCCGCGCTGCGCCTGCTCCAGCATCGCCCTGCGGGACTGCCTGCTGGCCGTGGGCGGCGTcagccaggggctcagcacggCCGTGGAGGCCCTGTGCCTGTCTGACTCCTGA
- the NUAK2 gene encoding NUAK family SNF1-like kinase 2, with amino-acid sequence MERAAGPGTGTGSALAASLAEGLIKSPRPLMKKQAVKRHHHKHNLKHRYEFLETLGKGTYGKVKKARERSGKLVAIKSIRKDKIKDEQDLVHIRREIEIMSSLNHPHIIAVHEVFENSSKIVIVMEYASKGDLYDYISERQRLSEQEARHFFRQVVSAVYYCHKNGIVHRDLKLENILLDANGNIKIADFGLSNVFQQDKLLQTYCGSPLYASPEIINGRPYRGPEVDSWSLGVLLYILVHGTMPFDGHDYKTLVKQITSGDYREPTKLSDACGLIRWMLMVNPERRATIEDIATHWWVNWGYRMPLGEQELLRDSESPLATVAEWLRRSSRPLLENGSKVRCFLKQHIPGAALERQRSLKKSKKENDVSHGPQEVPAGPENPSKSILKRPKGILKKRNSCEQKVPGPGPPPGEDAEGLPGGLSRIPPAGAAPRKGILKKPSARESGYYSSLECSESGDVLDAASLDLDGAVFAEPPSPPPPGLPARRKGILKHRGKFSSGGAEPGSSPGRGFGAFGEVSLPQTPRARPASAVSEDSILSTESFDRLELPARGPPGAGAMRGCASAESLLRLEEEEEREEGRRLRRWTVTHCRSPLAESSASLAGCDNDTELYRRAVAVGVKLS; translated from the exons atggagcgggcggcggggcccggaACCGGCACCGGTTCGGCGCTGGCAGCCTCGCTGGCCGAGGGGCTGATCAAATCGCCGCGGCCGCTGATGAAGAAGCAGGCGGTGAAGCGGCACCACCACAAGCACAACCTCAAGCACCGCTACGAGTTCCTGGAAACGCTGGGCAAAGGCACCTACGGGAAGGTGAAGAAAGCCCGGGAGCGCTCGGGGAAGCTG GTGGCCATCAAATCCATCCGGAAGGACAAAATCAAGGACGAGCAGGACCTTGTGCACATCCGCAGGGAGATTGAGATCATGTCCTCCCTCAACCACCCCCACATCATCGCCGTGCACGAAG TGTTTGAGAACAGCAGCAAGATCGTCATCGTGATGGAATACGCCAGCAAGGGCGACCTGTACGACTACATCAGCGAGCGGCAGCGCCTCTCCGAGCAGGAGGCGCGGCACTTCTTCCGCCAGGTCGTGTCCGCCGTCTACTACTGCCACAAG AACGGGATCGTGCACCGGGACCTGAAGCTGGAGAACATCCTGCTGGACGCCAACGGGAACATCAAG ATCGCAGATTTCGGGCTGTCCAACGTTTTCCAGCAggacaagctgctgcagacctaCTGCGGCAGCCCCCTGTACGCGTCCCCCGAGATCATCAACGGGCGGCCCTACAGGGGCCCCGAG GTGGACAGCTGGTCCCTGGGTGTCCTCCTCTACATCCTGGTCCACGGCACGATGCCCTTCGATGGCCACGACTACAAGACTCTGGTCAAGCAGATCACGAGCGGCGACTACCGGGAGCCCACCAAGCTCTCAG ATGCCTGCGGGCTGATCCGGTGGATGCTGATGGTGAACCCCGAGCGCCGGGCCACCATCGAGGACATCGCCACGCACTGGTGGGTCAACTGGGGCTACAGGATGCCGCTGGgcgagcaggagctgctgcggGACAGCGAATCCCCGCTGGCCACGGTGGCCGAGTGGCTGCGCCGCTCGTCGCGGCCGCTGCTGGAGAACGGCTCCAAGGTGCGCTGCTTCCTCAAGCAGCACATCCCCGGCGCGGCCCTGGAGCGGCAGCGCTCCCTCAAGAAGTCCAAGAAGGAGAACGACGTCTCGCACGGGCCGCAGGAGGTGCCCGCGGGTCCCGAGAACCCCTCCAAGTCCATCCTCAAGCGGCCCAAGGGCATCCTGAAGAAGAGGAACTCGTGCGAGCAGAAGGtgccgggcccggggccgccgccgggGGAGGACGCGGAGGGGCTGCCCGGGGGGCTCTCCCGGATCCCGCCCGCGGGAGCAGCGCCCAGGAAGGGAATCCTGAAGAAGCCCTCGGCCCGGGAGTCGGGCTATTACTCATCACTGGAGTGCTCCGAGTCCGGGGATGTGCTGGACGCGGCGAGCTTGGACCTGGACGGGGCCGTGTTCGCCGAGCCCCCCTCGCCGCCCCCGCCGGGGCTCCCGGCCCGCAGGAAAGGCATCCTCAAACACAGGGGCAAGTTCTCCTCGGGCGGCGCCGAGCCCGGGAGCTCCCCCGGGAGGGGCTTCGGGGCTTTCGGCGAGGTGTCCCTGCCGCAAACCCCCCGTGCCCGCCCGGCCAGCGCCGTCAGCGAGGACAGCATCCTGTCCACCGAGTCCTTCGACCGCCTGGAGCTGCCCGCCCGCGGCCCGCCCGGCGCCGGGGCCATGCGGGGCTGCGCGTCCGCCGAGAGCCTCCTgcggctggaggaggaggaggagcgggaggaaggGCGGCGGCTGCGCCGCTGGACTGTCACCCACTGCCGCAGCCCCTTGGCGGAGAGCAGCGCGTCGCTGGCGGGCTGTGACAATGACACCGAGCTCTACCGGCGCGCCGTGGCCGTCGGGGTGAAGCTGAGCTGA